One genomic segment of Methanorbis rubei includes these proteins:
- a CDS encoding type IV pilin N-terminal domain-containing protein, producing the protein MRKEKINDAVSPVVGVMLMLVVTIIIAALVSTFAAGLADSQSTPPQLALKGTYSQSTGLVITHAGGDPVALADVAFITTPSELFGADGNKFAWVIDKSIISNSKNQPILNKTSGFYTTSALVSGDSLHVTHENSVDFSTDSSWKGPNPGVNYNAQTLWEGEGKSLYFGAYAFCNPDNVGKYFYLDMVDPAGSTIARAKVTITA; encoded by the coding sequence AAAATCAACGATGCAGTATCGCCGGTTGTCGGCGTCATGCTCATGCTTGTTGTGACTATCATCATTGCCGCACTGGTGAGTACATTTGCCGCAGGCCTTGCGGACTCTCAGTCGACTCCTCCGCAACTTGCCCTGAAGGGAACCTACAGTCAGTCAACCGGCCTTGTGATCACCCATGCGGGAGGCGATCCAGTAGCTCTTGCTGATGTCGCTTTCATAACTACTCCCTCCGAACTGTTTGGCGCGGATGGAAACAAATTTGCATGGGTCATCGATAAATCGATCATCTCAAACTCGAAAAATCAGCCTATCCTCAACAAAACCAGTGGATTTTATACAACATCCGCCCTGGTCTCAGGTGACTCCCTCCATGTTACGCATGAAAACAGCGTGGATTTCAGTACCGATAGTAGCTGGAAAGGCCCGAACCCGGGTGTCAATTACAACGCGCAGACTCTCTGGGAAGGTGAGGGTAAATCCCTGTATTTCGGAGCATATGCATTCTGCAACCCGGACAATGTCGGCAAGTACTTCTACCTTGACATGGTTGATCCGGCAGGAAGCACCATTGCCAGAGCAAAAGTTACCATCACCGCGTGA